In Aeromicrobium marinum DSM 15272, one genomic interval encodes:
- a CDS encoding beta-class carbonic anhydrase codes for MADFDDLLAANRSFAETFDLAGFDGIARAGVAMVTCMDSRIDPLGMIGLSPGDAKILRNPGGRVTDQALVAIVLGVNLLQVDRVMIIEHTRCAMASASEDELKARLGRAAGTDASWMSLGAVDDQHATIRADVQRVRSHPLVRPDVAVGGFLYDVDSGLLSPVE; via the coding sequence ATGGCTGACTTCGACGACCTCCTCGCCGCCAACCGTTCCTTCGCCGAGACCTTCGACCTCGCCGGCTTCGACGGCATCGCCCGGGCCGGCGTCGCGATGGTGACCTGCATGGACTCCCGCATCGATCCGCTTGGCATGATCGGTCTGTCACCCGGCGACGCGAAGATCCTGCGCAATCCCGGCGGCCGGGTCACCGACCAGGCGTTGGTCGCGATCGTGCTGGGCGTCAACCTGCTGCAGGTCGACCGCGTGATGATCATCGAGCACACCCGGTGCGCCATGGCGTCGGCCAGCGAGGACGAGCTGAAGGCCCGGCTCGGCCGTGCGGCCGGTACCGACGCGTCGTGGATGAGCCTGGGTGCCGTCGACGACCAGCACGCGACGATCCGCGCGGACGTCCAACGGGTGCGCAGCCACCCGTTGGTCCGCCCAGACGTCGCCGTGGGCGGGTTCCTCTACGACGTCGACTCAGGACTGCTCTCGCCGGTCGAGTGA
- a CDS encoding MFS transporter, with protein MTPGTAPRALLALAAVAIGFAAADTYVVVLALPDMMSSSGLAVDQLQRAAPIISGFLLGYVAVLPLIGRISDLRGRIPVLLGSLVVFALGSLVTAAAYDLDSIVVGRLIQGIGGGGLIPPTLALVADIWPPERRGLPLGVVGAVQELGSVLGPLYGAVVLSVGDWRDIFWLNAAVGLVLGAALLQLRSVEPVAAPARVRDPVGIGLASLSLVVLLVVMVEPDRLTTGVTSGLAFLPVAGESRWATPLALALYVLLAAFVARQVWATRPLLDWRGWLGLARQTDLVGAALLTVALGAVIVTFASAEPETDALSPAAPWLVPVAVAALVGFVLRQRRAPEPLVPRGALAARPAWGALVVSFLVGSALIAALVDIPFFARLTVYPDSQLDAALVLVRFLVALPVGAVLGGLLLRRVPAHVVTAAGMVGSAAAFAHMATWDATSLESPLETVSLVVCGLGFGLAIAPVNAVLLDHTEAAVHGLASALLVVARMVGMLIGISALTTIGLRAFYAASDDVPSAEQLCGGAAAACAAYRDALRDAGIAQLHAVFLGAAVCATLAALLAVVLLRPVREPAR; from the coding sequence GTGACCCCCGGCACGGCGCCTCGCGCCCTGCTGGCCCTCGCCGCGGTCGCCATCGGCTTCGCCGCGGCCGACACCTATGTCGTCGTCCTGGCCCTGCCGGACATGATGAGCTCCAGCGGACTGGCCGTCGACCAGCTGCAGCGCGCCGCGCCGATCATCTCCGGCTTCCTCCTCGGCTACGTGGCGGTGCTCCCGCTCATCGGACGCATCTCCGACCTGCGCGGGCGCATCCCGGTGCTGCTGGGGTCGCTCGTGGTGTTCGCCCTGGGCTCGCTCGTGACGGCGGCGGCGTACGACCTCGACTCGATCGTGGTCGGACGTCTCATCCAGGGCATCGGCGGCGGCGGCCTCATCCCGCCGACGCTGGCGCTCGTGGCCGACATCTGGCCGCCGGAGCGGCGCGGCCTGCCCCTCGGGGTGGTCGGCGCGGTGCAGGAGCTCGGCAGCGTGCTGGGACCCCTCTACGGTGCCGTCGTGCTCTCCGTGGGTGACTGGCGGGACATCTTCTGGCTCAACGCAGCCGTCGGTCTGGTGCTCGGCGCCGCCCTGCTGCAGCTGCGGTCCGTGGAGCCGGTCGCCGCACCGGCGCGCGTGCGGGACCCCGTCGGGATCGGGTTGGCCTCGCTCTCGCTCGTCGTCCTGCTCGTGGTCATGGTGGAGCCGGACCGACTGACCACGGGCGTCACCTCGGGGCTGGCCTTCCTGCCCGTCGCCGGGGAGTCACGGTGGGCGACGCCGCTGGCGCTCGCGCTCTACGTCCTGCTCGCCGCGTTCGTCGCACGCCAGGTGTGGGCGACCCGACCGCTGCTGGACTGGAGGGGCTGGCTCGGCCTGGCCCGACAGACCGACCTGGTCGGGGCCGCCCTCCTGACGGTCGCGCTGGGCGCCGTCATCGTCACCTTCGCGTCCGCCGAGCCCGAGACCGACGCCCTCTCCCCCGCCGCGCCGTGGCTCGTGCCGGTCGCGGTGGCGGCCCTGGTCGGATTCGTCCTGCGCCAACGCCGGGCGCCGGAGCCGCTCGTCCCGCGGGGTGCGCTGGCCGCACGCCCGGCGTGGGGTGCGCTGGTGGTCTCCTTCCTCGTCGGCTCCGCCCTGATCGCCGCGCTCGTGGACATCCCGTTCTTCGCCCGCCTGACGGTGTACCCGGACTCCCAGCTGGACGCCGCGCTGGTGCTGGTCCGGTTCCTCGTGGCCCTGCCGGTCGGCGCCGTCCTCGGCGGACTGTTGCTGCGGCGCGTCCCGGCCCACGTCGTGACGGCCGCCGGCATGGTGGGGAGCGCCGCCGCCTTCGCCCACATGGCGACGTGGGACGCGACCTCGCTCGAGAGCCCGCTGGAGACGGTGTCCCTGGTCGTCTGCGGTCTCGGGTTCGGTCTGGCGATCGCCCCGGTGAACGCGGTCCTGCTCGACCACACCGAGGCGGCGGTGCACGGGCTCGCGAGCGCCCTGCTGGTCGTGGCCCGGATGGTCGGCATGCTGATCGGCATCTCGGCGCTCACCACGATCGGCCTGCGGGCCTTCTACGCGGCCTCCGACGACGTGCCGAGCGCCGAGCAGCTGTGCGGCGGTGCCGCGGCAGCCTGCGCCGCCTATCGCGACGCGCTGCGCGACGCGGGGATCGCCCAGCTGCACGCCGTGTTCCTGGGCGCGGCGGTGTGCGCGACGCTCGCGGCGCTGCTCGCCGTGGTACTCCTGCGTCCGGTGCGCGAACCCGCCCGCTAA
- a CDS encoding LppX_LprAFG lipoprotein: MRIRLIIAVLAALVVTACSGGGDTEESGVDTSGLAERLAAAQQVLDDAERLDVSISTDALPTGVTGLKSAKGFGNHSPAFEGDVTVVTGGASLDAEVVATGGEVFAKTGFSPVFLSIDPETLGAPDPANLVGTAGGGLASVLTEVTITGTDRSRDGEDVLTSISGTLSGEVIARFLPSADPDGTFDVTFRLSDDDELRDATISGPFYPGAGDVTYTITLQASDEPADITAPGRPGGS, from the coding sequence GTGCGCATCCGACTGATCATCGCCGTCCTCGCCGCCCTCGTCGTCACCGCGTGCAGCGGCGGTGGGGACACCGAGGAGTCCGGGGTCGACACCTCGGGCCTCGCGGAGCGGCTCGCCGCGGCCCAGCAGGTCCTCGACGACGCCGAGCGGCTCGACGTGTCGATCTCGACCGACGCCCTCCCGACCGGCGTCACGGGCCTGAAGTCGGCCAAGGGCTTCGGCAACCACTCGCCCGCCTTCGAGGGCGACGTCACGGTGGTCACCGGCGGCGCGAGCCTGGACGCCGAGGTCGTCGCGACCGGCGGCGAGGTCTTCGCCAAGACCGGCTTCTCCCCCGTGTTCCTCTCGATCGACCCCGAGACCCTCGGCGCCCCGGATCCCGCCAACCTCGTCGGCACCGCCGGCGGCGGGCTCGCCTCGGTGCTGACCGAGGTCACGATCACCGGGACCGACCGGTCCCGCGACGGCGAGGACGTCCTCACGTCGATCTCCGGCACGCTGTCGGGTGAGGTCATCGCCCGGTTCCTGCCGTCGGCGGACCCCGACGGCACCTTCGACGTCACGTTCCGGCTGTCCGACGACGACGAGCTGAGGGACGCCACGATCAGCGGTCCGTTCTACCCCGGCGCGGGCGACGTGACCTACACGATCACCCTCCAGGCCTCCGACGAGCCGGCCGACATCACCGCACCCGGACGGCCCGGCGGGTCGTGA